TCAGACGCATTTCCGTATCCCGATTATCCTCCAAGGCGCCGTCCTCAAGAATATGACTGATAACAACATCATCAGCGCGTAAATAGCGGCAGATCAGCAGCATACGATGACATGTGAGCGGGTCTTTTTCGGCGCATAACAGCGCAACAGCAGAATAATCAGGATTGTGCACCCAATTTGTTGCGGGATGGACTGGCGCGAAGCGCCAGAACAAAAGCGGATGGCAATCAGCGGAATTGAGCGTCCGGACCATTCTTCATCCGGCCTGCGGCTTGATAGATAACCGGTCGGTACTTTGGAGGAGGAATCGGTTTTTTCTCAGCCCGGGCAGCCTGCAACCAAAGCTCTTTGGCTTTTTGAACCTCTTGAAGAGCCTTGTCAGGAGTCTGGCCAAACGCAGAACATGCCTCCAAAT
The sequence above is drawn from the Syntrophobacterales bacterium genome and encodes:
- a CDS encoding type II toxin-antitoxin system HicB family antitoxin, translating into LEACSAFGQTPDKALQEVQKAKELWLQAARAEKKPIPPPKYRPVIYQAAGRMKNGPDAQFR
- a CDS encoding DUF488 domain-containing protein; protein product: MVRTLNSADCHPLLFWRFAPVHPATNWVHNPDYSAVALLCAEKDPLTCHRMLLICRYLRADDVVISHILEDGALEDNRDTEMRLMRLLKLDSDDLFCSKEELIELAYNLQSEKVAYSLIEKA